A stretch of Oncorhynchus mykiss isolate Arlee chromosome 12, USDA_OmykA_1.1, whole genome shotgun sequence DNA encodes these proteins:
- the rad1 gene encoding cell cycle checkpoint protein RAD1, which translates to MPLSTQSQTEGDNYVLVASLDNVRNLSNILKAITFKDHAIFNATPNGLKVTVEDSKCLQANAFIQAEIFQEFTIKEDSVGFQVNLTVLLDCLTIFGGSTVPGVATALRMCYNGYGYPLTLFLEEGGVVTVCKINTQEPEEPIDFEFCSTNVTNKVILQSESLKEAFSELDMTSEVLQITMSPSQPYFRLSTFGNSGNAHYDYPKDSDMMELFQCTKTQTNRYKMSLLKPSTKALALSCKVSVRTDSRGFLSLQYLVRNDDGQICFVEYYCCPDEEVEEE; encoded by the exons ATGCCCTTGTCTACTCAGTCTCAGACTGAAGGTGACAACTACGTCCTTGTAGCTAGTCTGGACAATGTCCGGAATCTGTCCAACATCTTGAAAGCTATCACCTTCAAAGATCATGCAATTTTCAATGCCACACCAAACGGGTTGAAAGTCACTGTGGAGGACTCTAAATGTCTGCAAGCCAATGCCTTTATTCAG GCTGAGATCTTCCAGGAGTTTACCATCAAAGAGGACTCAGTGGGGTTTCAGGTCAATCTGACTGTTCTTCTGGACTGTCTCACCATCTTCGGGGGAAGCACAGTACCAG GAGTGGCCACTGCCTTGCGGATGTGCTACAACGGATATGGCTACCCCCTGACCCTGTTCCTAGAGGAGGGTGGTGTGGTGACGGTGTGTAAGATCAACACCCAGGAGCCAGAGGAGCCCATAGACTTTGAGTTCTGCAGCACCAATGTGACTAATAAAGTCATCCTGCAGTCAGAGAGTCTGAAGGAGGCCTTCTCTGAGCTGGACATGACCAGTGAGGTCCTGCAGATCACCATGTCTCCCAGTCAGCCATACTTTAG GTTGTCTACCTTTGGGAATTCTGGGAATGCCCATTATGATTACCCAAAAGATTCTGACATGATGGAGCTGTTTCAGTGCACAAAGACTCAGACTAACAG GTACAAGATGTCTCTCCTGAAGCCGTCCACCAAGGCCCTGGCTCTATCCTGTAAGGTCTCGGTGAGGACAGACAGCAGAGGGTTCCTGTCTTTGCAGTACTTGGTCAGGAATGATGATGGACAGATCTGCTTCGTTGAATACTACTGCTGTCCGGATGAGGAAGTGGAAGAGGAGTAG
- the dnajc21 gene encoding dnaJ homolog subfamily C member 21 — MKCHYEVLGVKRDATDDDMKKVYRKLALRWHPDKNLDNADEAAEQFKLIQAAYEVLSDPQERAWYDNHREALLKGGVSGEYADESVDLVQFFTVTCYSGYGDEEEGFYTVYRNLFESITTEEMDHSKEEDEEEDEFPSFGDSQSDYDTVHLFYAYWQSFCTRKKFAWKEDYDTRQASNRWEKRAMEKENKKVRDKARKERSELVRQLVAFVRKRDKRVQAHKKLVEEQNAEKAKKVEELRRKQKLSQAKLAEDYKEQSWVAMSEMEKELQQMEAQYGKEFGDVSESEEEDQGRGDEQKDETEELLDDYYDDLYCPACDKSFKSDKAMKNHEKSKKHREMVVLLRQQLEEEDETLGLKDEDGEEEDEELEEAPRQKLSKKQKKKKRQQQNGRSPTEEVVGKDAAPEPPTTPTDNSPESPLSTQASGEAEDPQTASEPQQAAADKPCEDPTEDGQQEEDLTATEPKSSGKTKGKKNGGKDSKKNVQPQGGVEKGGAEELNLRCVTCHYEFSTRNKLFDHLKTTGHATAVAHGGSAPATVKSKKEKRKNR; from the exons ATGAAGTGTCATTACGAGGTGTTGGGTGTCAAAAGGGACGCGACTGATGATGATATGAAGAAGGTATATCGGAAATTAGCCCTGAGATGGCATCCAG ATAAGAACTTGGACAATGCAGATGAGGCAGCTGAGCAGTTCAAACTGATCCAGGCAGCCTATGAAGTCCTGAGCGACCCACAGGAGAGAGCCTG GTATGATAACCACAGAGAGGCTCTCCTTAAAGGTGGGGTCAGCGGGGAGTATGCTGATGAAAGTGTTGACCTTGTTCAGTTCTTCACTGTCACCTGTTACTCTGGTTACGGGGATGAAGAGGAG gGTTTCTACACAGTGTACAGGAACCTGTTTGAGTCCATAACTACAGAAGAGATGGATCACAGtaaagaggaggacgaggaggaagatGAGTTTCCTTCGTTTGGAGACTCTCAGAGTGACTATGACACG gTTCACCTCTTCTACGCCTACTGGCAGAGCTTCTGCACCCGGAAGAAGTTTGCTTGGAAGGAGGACTATGACACGAGACAGGCTTCCAACCGCTGGGAGAAGagggccatggagaaggagaacaAGAAG GTTCGAGACAAGGCCAGGAAGGAGCGCAGCGAGCTAGTGCGTCAACTGGTGGCGTTTGTGCGTAAGCGCGACAAGAGGGTGCAGGCCCACAAGAAGCTGGTGGAGGAGCAGAACGCTGAGAAGGCCAAGAAAGTGGAGGAGCTACGACGCAAGCAAAAGCTGTCCCAGGCCAA aCTGGCGGAGGATTACAAGGAACAGAGCTGGGTAGCCATGTCTGAGATGGAGAAGGAGCTGCAGCAGATGGAGGCTCAGTACGGAAAGGAGTTTGGAGACGTGtcagagagcgaggaggaggaccagggaaGAGGGG ATGAACAGAAAGATGAGACCGAGGAACTCCTGGATGACTATTATGATGACCTGTACTGCCCTGCATGTGACAAATCCTTCAAATCAGACAAAGC AATGAAGAATCATGAGAAATCAAAGAAACATAGAGAGATGGTGGTATTACTACGGCAACAactggaagaagaggatgagaccCTCGGTCTGAAGGATgaggatggggaagaggaggatgaagaactAGAAGAAGCACCAAGACAAAA GCTGTCTAAAaagcagaagaagaaaaagagacAACAGCAAAATGGGCGGAGCCCCACAGAGGAGGTAGTCGGGAAGGATGCGGCCCCAGagccccccaccacccccacagACAATAGCCCAGAGAGCCCTCTATCAACACAGGCCAGCGGTGAGGCAGAGGACCCCCAGACTGCCTCAGAGCCCCAGCAGGCAGCTGCGGACAAACCCTGTGAGGACCCAACAGAAGACGGACAGCAGGAGGAAGACCTCACAGCCACAGAACCAAAGAG CTCTGGAAAGACTAAGGGGAAGAAGAATGGAGGAAAGGACAGCAAAAAAAATGTCCAACcacagggaggagtggagaaaggAGGAGCAGAG GAGCTGAACCTGCGCTGTGTGACCTGTCACTATGAGTTCTCTACCAGGAACAAACTGTTTGACCACCTGAAGACAACAGGACACGCTACAGCCGTGGCACACGGTGGCAGTGCACCCGCCACGGTCAAGAGcaagaaggagaagaggaagaataGATGA
- the bxdc2 gene encoding ribosome biogenesis protein BRX1 homolog produces the protein MSALKRKRGGKGPGGKAKKVKLVENGNKPQTTEMEQNKEITVPAPVSMGKWRNKERVLVFSSRGINFRTRHLMQDLRTMMPHSKADTKMDRKDKLFVINEVCEIKNCNKCLFFEAKKKQDLYMWVANVPHGPSAKFLVQNVHTLAELKMTGNCLKGSRPLLSFDPQFDTEPHYALLKELFIQTFSTPQYHPRSQPFVDHVFTFTITDNRIWFRNYQIIEEDASMVEIGPRFVLNLIKIFQGSFGGPTLFENPHFESPNAHRRVIRMATASRLREKQMVKELQKLKRVENKEAVTRDVTDDVFATPAEERPVHIELEAPAAKVVKKNKHKAFKRQRKQTR, from the exons ATGTCGGCGCTCAAGAGAAAACGTGGAGGAAAGGGTCCAGGTGGAAAAGCAAAGAAAGTGAAATTAGTAGAAAATGGAAATAAACCCCAAACTACAGAGATGGAGCAGAACAAGGAAATCACCGTCCCAGCACCCGTGTCAATG GGTAAGTGGAGAAACAAAGAGCGAGTTCTTGTATTCTCTTCAAGGGGCATCAACTTCAGAACACGACATTTGATGCAGGACCTCAGGACAATGATGCCACACTCGAAAGCAG ACACAAAAATGGACAGAAAGGACAAACTCTTCGTCATAAACGAGGTGTGTGAAATCAAGAACTGCAACAAATGCTTATTCTTTGAAGCAAAGAAGAAGCAGGATCTCTATATGTG GGTTGCAAATGTTCCCCACGGACCATCTGCAAAGTTCTTGGTCCAGAATG tccacacacTCGCCGAACTCAAAATGACAGGGAACTGTCTGAAGGGATCCAGACCACTGCTGTCGTTTGATCCT CAATTTGACACGGAGCCTCATTATGCACTGCTGAAGGAGCTCTTTATCCAG ACTTTTTCAACTCCCCAGTACCACCCCAGGAGCCAGCCCTTTGTGGACCATGTCTTCACATTCACCATAACAGACAACAGGATATGGTTCAGAAACTATCAG ATCATTGAGGAAGATGCATCGATGGTAGAAATTGGACCTCGCTTCGTCCTGAACCTCATCAAAATATTCCAGGGGAGCTTCGGCGGCCCCACACTCTTTGAGAACCCACACTTCGAGTCTCCGAACGCG CACCGGCGTGTGATCCGCATGGCCACCGCCTCCAGGCTGAGGGAGAAACAGATGGTCAAGGAGCTCCAGAAGCTGAAGAGGGTGGAGAACAAGGAGGCGGTGACCAGGGACGTGACCGATGACGTGTTTGCCACGCCGGCTGAGGAGAGGCCAGTCCACATTGAGCTGGAGGCTCCTGCAGCTAAAGTAGTGAAGAAGAACAAACACAAGGCTTTCAAACGACAGAGGAAGCAGACGCGTTAG